The Sphaeramia orbicularis chromosome 15, fSphaOr1.1, whole genome shotgun sequence region CTTACAACAAAAATACTTCGTATGTAAGCATGGATGAGGCTGGAGTGattaagaatgaatgaatgatttatttatttttaaaatgatgcagttaatgaacatttacatgtaaatgcaAGAGATTATAGCCATacagctaatttccatctcgagtcccattggcaggtaaaagaaaaaaacaaaaaacccaaacagcttacagataacataataccataactgaagtaagatatacaaaaagaaaaacaagcaacaacacacagtgcacacacacaaaaaaaacagggtcCAAGGCAGCCACCAAGCAAAAACTGGTTAAAGTTTGCTCATGATAATGAGTACTTTACTTTTTTCTACAGTGATACAGAAGAGCATGGACCTGCACTACAGGACTGGGGACGCATAGTCGCCCATTATATGCGGGACCAGTGGACGTGCCTGAGTGTTCTGATCAAGGCTGTTGGGATTCCGGAGTCGGTGGAGATTTCCAGAGCCAGTGAAACTCTCAAAGCTGCTCTGAGCTGTGGTGTGGAGGCCTTGGCTCTGCTGCCCAGTGACCTGGTGCTGCCTGTTTTCACTTTTACCGAGAGAGTGCTGCCACAAGTGAGTCAGttttttataataaaaaatgtaaaagttaaacaatcaacacatttattaaactctttttttcattgtttgttgACTGTAAGTTTTGATTGTCAGTAGGTAAAATGATGTCTGTGCCAAGTGTGACAGTTTGAGGGATTTTTGCTTCTATTCTTAACACAAATCTGAATGTAAAAGGCAGGCCTATCAACAGGATTTATCATGTTATAAAAGTTTGGTGGAAACTGGAAATTGTCAGTGAACAAAGGATGAACGTGAACTTTAAAGGGAGTGGGACACCTCTAAAAATCCTACATGTAATCTCATTTTCTTCACAGCTGGTCCATGAGGAGGAGCCTCTTTGTGTGGATGCTGTGACTGTGAGTTGGGTGCTGGTGCAGGGACTGAGCACTAACGCTCACGACTTCTGGCCTGCACTAAAAGGCTTCATCTCCATGGCCTTCCACTATAAACTCTTAGAGCTGACAGAGACCCGGGCTCCGATGCTCACAGCAGCCATGAAACAGGTGATTAAATAGAAGCGCCTTGGTCAAGTATGTGCACTTTGAACATATATAAAGTGTATACAGATGAGGGAGTGTTGTGGGATTGTTTTTAGATCACCACCCAGCTGATGGAGCTGTCTGACTCCAAGAGCGGTGTGTTCAGTATGCTCATCCATCACTGCTGTCAGATGTGGATGCCCACAGGCCAAGGCAGCAGGAACCAGACTGGATCCATCTTTTCTAGTGTTTTCAGCCACATCAAGATACTGACAGAGGCATGTGTGTATGGACCTGTGTTTCGGAGAGATCAGCGGTAACTCTTATTCCATTACTTGTTCATTTAAAAACCTTTTGGGGTTAGTCTTAACTGTATTATCTTTTATAGGCTCATCCAGGATGTCCAGACCTATGTGGAGCAGCTGGGTGAAGAGTGTGCGGCTAATATTGCAGTATCGAGGTGAGCTGTAGATTTGGTGCCGTTCTCCTTTATGGCTGTAAGTAAAAATTCTGCCACTAGAGGTCTCTCTTGTTGTGTAGATGTAGTCACAGCTGTCTTTCTTTTCTAGTGATAACAGGGACGATCAGTTGCCGCGCACATGTGTACTGTCTTTCCTCAGTCGACTGGATTCTTCTGACTTGGAGCATCAAAGACTAATGGAAAATTTAATTACTGATTTGTTAAAAAAGGTGGGCTTTTGATTAGTTTCAACTTAGTTATAGTATTCAGATGGTTGTTTAATACTCCAATATCAAgggcatggattttgttttactttgtttctgtacttttaatgtttttagattagattattggtcattttctcatttcaaaatagaTTAAGCCTCTCtaagaagtcttttttttttttttttttttttttttttttttaacaaaatgagaCTAATTTCCaaccactatttatttattttttttattaattcattttccGAACCACTTAGTCCCTGAGATggttgggtgggggtggggggttctggAGTCTATCCCAGATTAACAATAGGTGAAGGTGGGGGTAATAAATTTTTGTACCTTAATTACACTGCCAGATATTCTGTATCATAGGGCATATGGGGAAGACATCTTTCATATATAAGAAGTCTGAGCATCAATTAAAGATAATTTAACAAcacttaactgtattttttttctcatatctTTCCATTCTTTCACCGTCCTCCTATCTTTGCAGGATAATGATATATCAAAGTCAAAAGTACGTTACTATAGCAACTCCTTGCAACATCGTGTGAAAAACAGGGTATGGCAAacgctgctgctgttgctgcccaAGCTCAGAGAGGTAAGACGATGACATTGGCACTTCCACTAACAAAGGAAAAAGGTCAGTCTGATGGTAATGGATCGTGTGTGCCTGCAGGAGTTCATTTCCACTTTGCTGAGCCGCGTCTTTGAGGCCGGATTCTGTAGTAACCAGGCCTCGGTTAAGTACCTCATCGAGTGGATGATGATTCTGATCCTTTCCCGCAATCCTCAACACATAGACAGCTTTTGGGACTGCTTCAGCATGGTAAGATCCCAATCTGGACACCTGACTATGAAAATATACGCAATATTTTGGtaaaatttctttgttttttgtaaagGATCACGAAAAGACCAAGACCAGTGTCTGCACTTTCCTGTCAGTCCTGGTACATTTCAGTGTCATCCTCCCTCATATTAAGGATAAGGTAAAGccactgattgtttttttttttttttttcaactaaaacTCCTTGTTATTAGCGTTAGTTTTCTCCAtcactgtcttttttttcctacatATCTAAGGTTGTACAGTTACGTAAAGCACTGGACATCATCCTGCAGTGGTGTTTCAACCATAACTTCAGTGTGAGACTGTACGCCTTGCTGGCACTGAAGAGGGTGTGGAGTTTGGCAGAAGTCAGGATGGAGGCAGAGGAAGGAGCTGATGGCTTGCGAGGGCTGTCTACTGTGATTAAGGCCTGTCTGAACCAGGCTGAGGCTATGCAGAGCACTGGGTGAGAGCATAACAGCTTATAACGGGTGAAAAAACATGTCTTATGGAATTGTATTCAATCAAGTGTATATCTGAATACCGTCTCATCTTTTAGGAACGCAAACAAGAACTGGTTGAGGATTCAGGAGCACTTTTTCTTTGGTGCTTTTCATCCTATCAGAGATTTCAGTGTTGAGGTAAGGGGTAGATCATTGctttaatatcctcctgagacccaggaaagtaaaagatttggcttttttacatgaaataatagccttgattggaaacagcatgatacagcaattttttcagacacttttttgttaagtaagccgagtacaaaaatgcattgctgagtctcaggaggatatgcaaattTGCAAGAAAATAATGTGTTAAGGCAGGGgttgtcaaacatatgacccatGGGCCAACaccagcccgccaaaaggtccaatctggcccgcgggatgaatttgcaaagtacatcAATTACACTGAAgctattaagagtcaaaggtgtcaaactcattttagtctagattccacatacagaccaatgttatctcaagtaaattaataacataacctataagtGATGACAATTCCAACTTTTTttgtcttggtttaatgtgaaaaaagtaaaattccattcaataaaatgtgaataacctgaaatgtcttaagaaaaatacatacaatttcaacaaaattacacttgttactggtgtaaacgttttgtgtatttgtagatccactgtgatctgtaaattgtgttaataataagctgggagataatattgttaaaattgcacccacttatttttgtcaagaaatttcaggttgtatgtGGTTGTGCAGGTTTTTCAcacttttataatgtaattttacttttttcacaataaaaaaagaaaatttaggaTGATTGTTTGTCGgtcattaccctgccccccgaagtggaggcaaggggaattgtttttggtttatttgtttgttaacacgttagcagcaacactattggttgaattcgtacaaatatggtttatagactgccagtgacccagaataaatctcatgacattttgggaaaagtaggtcaaagttcaaattttttaggatcTTTTTaaatctttccatttacttataatgggcgaagaATGTGCAAGGgttggggtttattgtgcctggtaccacttgttgcatattattttactggtctggcccacttgagatcacatcaggctgagtgtggcccctaaACTATGAGGATTTTGGCACCCCTGTATTAAGGCATAgtgttttttgtttctctttcctAGACTATATTTTACACTTTTCCCAGTCTGTCAGAATTGGCTGACGATGAGTGGATTCCACCGTGGAAGTTTGAGAAGCTGGCTTCTTTCTCTCAAAGTCCCACTTGTCCGTTGAGAAACCCTGCTTCTGACCTGAGCCAGCTCGATCCTGGAGACTGGATCCAgcaagacaaaagtacagtagcACCTAGAAGCAGAACTACATACAAAGAGAAAAACCATAATCATGTAAATCATACCTCCTGTTGagcaattttgtctttttttttccaggtgaGCAGGATAAGGAGGAGCGCTGGGCAGATGTACAGAAGAAGATAACCCCCTGGAGGCTGGGAATCCAGGATCAGGAACCAGAACTTCAGCTGGTTCCTCAACAGAGAGCTGCCCGAGTGGGGAAGCTGCAAGGCGCCCTGCTGGTTGTAGCCTCACTGATCGACAAACCCACCAATTTAGGAGGTCAGGAGCAGCACAGCTAACAATTTAACCTCATAGCCATCATTCTGTTAAGTATGACCAAGTAAAGTGTCAGTGAATAATTTTAACGAACATGAATAAACGTTGTCATGTGTTGATTTTCATAGGGCTGAAGAGGTCAAACACAACAGCCTGTGAAGCATATCACTTTAGTCCTGTTATCATAGTTGATACAGGGAGTGCACCTTGTGGAGTCCCATTTTATGTTCTTTTGTGACAGATGATAAGGGGCCGAATCAATCAGAATGTGTTTATAGAGGAAAAGACCCATTTTCAAAACCAATATTGATACTGGATGATGTAAGAGAGAACATTAGCGCTGCCGATCTGTAAATGTTTTACTCGAAATCCGGCCATCGCGAGTGGTGCTTTTTTATCCGTCTGTGCAGATGATGATAGATCATCAGCCACTTTATTCTGAGTCATTATTTCCACTGACTGTGACTAAAAAGGTCATCCTGACACTTTAAACAAATGGAAAGGAAGATTGGCTTCTGTTTATTCAAACCCAGTGTCCATTTCAAGGACGCTCACAGGTCATATACAGAATATtacctgttgttgttgctgttccaGGTCTGTGCCGAACATGTGAGATCTTTGGTGCCAGTGCTTTGGTCCTGGATAGCCTCCGCCATGTCAGTGACAAACACTTTCAATCCCTGAGCGTCTCATCAGAGCTGTGGCTTCCTCTGCTGGAGGTGAAGTGCTTTAAACGGTCTCACGGTTATTTTTATCTCTTCTCTCTAATATATCAGTCACAGTGGACTAGTAACCTGGGAAATGTGTGATGTCACATCGATAGCTTGAGGCTAGAACGGTCATAGTCGAGCCCATCAAACATCAAAACCAAGCAGCAGCCAGATCATGCAGCTGTTAAAGTCAGTATATTTGGTGACATTTCGGTGAATATTTCAGACATCTAAGGCTGTTACACACCCTCTGCCTGTTACTGCAAGCATCAAACAGcgtcattaaaaaaacacaaaggcaCAAATGAAGTGCTGTCATCCATTCCACAACAAAACAAGTTATGTCACCTTCCAGTACATGATCATACGTCACACATTTCTGGCTGTACATGCACTTTACACTTCAGCTCCTCCCAggctcctttttttttccccccataagTATCTTCCGCACACAGACAGAACGCCATAATATTCCTGTCATGTATTTCACAATGACCCCCTGCTCTATGTGTTTAACTTTACTATCACCGCTTTAAGCCAGGGGGTGTAATTGTGTCTTGAGTGTCCTATCCGCACTTGATTGTGATAATTATTGTTCGAAATAACAATGAGGTTGTATCTATGTAATGTCTCTGCCCATTAGGTGAAGCCAGTGGAACTCATTGACTTTCTGCAGTTGAAGAAGAGTGAAGGTTACTGTATTGTTGGTGTGGAGCAGACAGCCAACAGTCAAAGCCTCCAGGAATACCATTTCCCTGAAAAGACCCTTCTACTGCTGGGGTATGATGGCTTTGATTCAACTTTAGTGAAAGTACAACTCTGCATCGTGTTTTTCCATCGTGCACACAACTAGCTACAACATGCACTCAGGCCTTTTCCTTCTCGTGCCCTTGTGATTCTGACTGAGTGAAAGCTGTGAGCTGACGAGGCTATTTAATATTATCACACATGTTTAGTGTGCCTCCCTGCAGCACAGAGCCTCTCTTCTCCATAGTGTACCTGTCGGGGCATGCTGGGCTATAATTGGTTGTCCCTGAGGGAAGAGCAGAGGAAATAAATTACACAAACCACTACGAGCAGAGTGACAAACTCGAGCTGTAACTAGTATAGTCGTCTTATTCCAACAAACGTAGCTTGTTCAATTTGAATTTCCATCTGCTTCAGTAGTTCGAAGATCATCTCACCTTGAATGTGCTCAGTAGTTCTGTCCGTGGACATGCAAAGAGGGACGCATTAATATTTATTATGTACATGTATGCGTCCTTTCTTGTTCTATCCAGTTCAGTCGCAGAGGTAGGAGAGGTGTTTAACGCCCTATGCGAGCTGAACCTTGAGTGCTTTCACAGCTGTGCACTCCCCAGCACAGCATGGCACAGCTCTAATCTCTCATCAGCCCACTATTATCTCACCCAGTTGCACTTCAGATAAATGTAGCTCATCAAATCTCGGTCTCTTACTGCGTGACACACTCTGTAGGTTGCCAAACCTATTGCCTCTTTATGTTTGGTTTGCATGGCACATACTACAGGATATCAACTATATACTCAGTTTGATTACAGTTTGAATTGTTCTTATTAGACGTCGATTCATTAGTCATCGGGATGAAAAGCAGTCCTCTCATCTCATAATCGCACAGAAATGAAGCATTAACTTGGCAAGTGCTCTTAAATTAGATCAACTTCACAGCGTCATTGAACCCAACAAAAGCTGGAATTACAAACATCCAGTTACATAAAACACGAATTGGACTCTGTATAATTTAGAGTGATGCAGCAGTTTGCAGTTGGTTAGAGGTCAGCGGAGGTTGCTTTTTATTATTGAGTAGATGCTCAGCAATTAAGACTTCTTCATGTACTCTTTCTTCTCTGTTAATCTGACTTGTATGAGAAGGTTCTCCCCCTGTAAGTTGTAATTGAAGCAGTGGTTCAAACACAGATTCCTCGTCACAGAAGTTGAATATAATCAGTTTTACAAGGACTGAAATCTAGCAACAAATATCACAGCTGCCAACTTCAATAAACAAAGTCAATCGGTGGTGAAATCGCATTAATGTGCACTCGATCATTCCATTGTACGTGTCTCGTTATACAtaatatcatgttttttttctcatctctCATATAGTAACGAACGAGAAGGCATTCCTGCCAACTTACTCCAAATGTTGGATGTGTGCGTAGAAATCCCTCAACAAGGAGTCATCCGCTCGCTCAACGTGCACGTCAGCGCTGCCCTGCTGATTTGGGAGTATACGCGGCAACATCTCACCTCTAGTCTAAGTGAAGTCAACTCCAAACTCAAGTGAGGATTAAACCATGAGCGCAGCTTTAAGGACATGACATTCAGCCTCCAAATGTGGAAACGTTGAATATCTCTTCAGCTCTGTGGCTCAGAGTATTTGATTGTGGACATTTTATTTCAGGAAATCGAGTCCAGCGTGTGAATATGATCCAGTTTCTGTGCATGAAAGTACTGCAGATCTGAGGTTTTACTCTGGTCAGCACTTGGTATTGTTTTTGTGCCTTAATGGAAGTCATGAATAGAGATCACTGCTGGGTATTATATCTAAATATTCCACTGGGTATGCTGTTGTTAGACCTGTTAAGAGAGGCAATTTCTGTTGGCAGAGCAGCCGTATAAACGTgggtttttttcccatttcaggATAAGTGTCCTCTTTGTTTAACCAATTAGGTTTTGCCTCAGAGATCCAGGAGCCAAGTACATAGAATAAATAAATGCTGCTTTTGTTCATGGCCTCATTTTAtgttttaacagtattttaatcCACTTGGTTTGAAATTGTACAataacattttcataaaagtgaataaatgaGTAAATCTTTGACATTTGATTCACTTGATGtacattttctctttatttgttgTGGTTCAAGACTGATAATAAAGCAGCGAAGGAGTTAAATCAGTACAGTAGGTGTTCGTGTACTCTACACCCTCCCCTCTGAAGAAAAGGAGCTGGCTCACCTGGAGACCGCCCACCAGATGAGATGCATGGACTCACTTCAGATCACCCTGGTGCATCAGTTATCTGTTTCCCGTTTCATGGTGTGTGAATGGCAGTGACCTGAAGGGACATGAGTGGCTCGCGAGGCTCCTGGTCGCTTCTCCGATCAGGAGACACAGTCAACACAAGCTGGACAGAAGGAACCGGGGCCCCGCTGACAACCCAGACCTACCTGTTTCTGGAGATCCTCATGGTGCTGATGTGTGTGGGAGCTGTAACAGGTAGTCGTTCATGGTACCAGATAAATGCACAAAGTTCTATATTTATCGAAGGGTGATTTCAGAATGTTATTAAAATGTGCATAAaggttattattagtagtagtaatagtagtagcagtatatgcatgcacattttacatcatattataTTTTATCAATCATTTTCACTGATGAAGAAATGGAAAAGGATATTCTTTACTGGGTCAACTTATTTACCAaagaaatatgaataaatgtAAGAAGACTTTCTATCAGCTGTTTCTGAACCTTCTGTCATTGTAACTTAATGAGAAAACTACTGCACCATTCGTCATGtcattaaaactaaaaaaacaagcattttttGACAACTTAAAGTAGACATTGAGGATATTTCTGTAAAACCGTAGACATTAACTCTGCTTTTATGTAAAACCTGTTGCAAGAATAGAAAATATTTATTGCTGTGCATGGAGATGGAGTCTGGGGTTAAAGAATAtatgtggaaaaaacaaacaaatttaaaCCCCAAGGGCTCAAACTACAGTTAAAACACTGAGTTAattaaaatattaacccataaagacccagtgctactttcgtggtagtttccaaattattttttctttctatttaacctttcttaaatgatttatcaccatttatcataatattatcctctccattttgcgttttttctgtgaaaatcaagtattttcctatatgtatttcactgatcatgtaatttAATCATCATTCTGAATTTACATTTGAGGcgtattataccaaaaacagacaaaacctgaaaaaaagtgactttttcactaaaatccatcattaactaaacataaacagtgtgtccatccactgtcattgatcaaactccatgggttttacaggtgaattaatgttgtagaagactacagtgtttccacggtaaccatggagcctctgaacgtccaaatgggtcatatctgatgacaatgaaaagatgacaaacagtattttacaccaattatttacatggatggataggattagtggatcaacaggtattaaacagtttagatcactggtgtatatttgggtctttatgggttaattattattattatatatatttttttttaaatgaacatcaACCCTATGTTCTAGCCATCACATCCATAAAACATTTGGCTGAGATGTTGGTATTCTGGTCAAAACCAGGCTCTATACATGCATAAGCAAACCTAAACTAATCTACACAGAtctagggattttttttttcctgtcatacTACCCCGACACGACCTCTACCAGCGCTGTCCTTGCATGTCTGGGTCACATTTATTTGCAGACACATGTACGCACATGGATTCAGTCTTGTAGCCTCACATTTTCCAGACTATTACTCAACCTGTGcactgtttctctttgtaaagcgTCAAGGGAACAGCCGATGAAAatctatttaatatatatatgtcCTTGAGAATTCTAGACCAAATAGCCCTCATGAAAGCTAGAGGCTGTTTTCATTTGAGCTCCAAATCAAGTCTCAAATGAAAATATTAGATAAAAAGACAATTTAGAAGAGTTGGTTTGAGGAAAAAGCCCAAATCCTAAGAGTTTATCGACTCCAGGTAAAGCACAAAAACTCTTATTTTTCCAATCTATTTCGAAATACAAGTCAAGATTTATCCTCAGTGCCATCAACAGAGTAGATGATTCCCCAGTTGCTTTTTGTGCCACCTCTCTAGAAGACTCTGAACACTTCTTAAATTATTTTTGCTGAAGAgatagaaaacactgcaggatcAAATTACTGTTGTTAGGTCACTTCTACCTTCAGCTGAGCCCTTCTCCTCCACTGTTTCTGTTATAGATGTTCACCTCCATTACCTCTAGGGATTTGGTCAACATCGTATTCAATTTTAATCTCACTACTTGTAaacttgattttcttttttaccaCAAGAGGAATGAGGAAAGATAGCAACTGGCTGTAGCTGCAAAAGGAAAACTCTATGCATTTGAATGGTactgaattaaaactaaatgagagGGAGGTGAAGGTAAAGAGGAAAGGACAAGATGACACAATACATATGCATCAAGTGCTGCAAATATATTTGCAAGACACACACTCACCCAAGTCTGTCCTTCATTGCGGTGTGCAGTGGGACATATGTCTCTTGGGTGCAGGTGTAGGAATCCAGTGTGTGTATCCCAATCcagcatatttttacattttctgtccGTTCAAGTATTCTGCACTGTAGTATCTTTTGTTATCACTGTAATGAATATTTCATTATTCTATCTGGTTtaaacaatatgatttttttttttttatctgtgtgtAGGTAACATTCTTGTCATTGTTATTGTTGCGGCAACCAAGACTTTCCACTGTGTGACATCGGTGCTGATCATGAACCTGGCCATCAGTGATCTGTTGGTGGGAGCAGGAGTGATGCCTTTCATCGCCCTGTCAGTCATGGACAGTGGATGGGAGAACTGCACTGTAAGTCACATCATTTGCACCTTATATATACATTTATCGtactgttcatctctgacagtcTTGCACATTTAACATCTTACTTATCTGAGGCGTGTTGTATGCCATTTACATCTGACAGTTTGCAATTACCCAGATATGGCacttttatgtaaatgtatatttttctccttgtaatagtagtttatatatatatatatatatatatatatatatatatatatatatatatatttttttttttttttttttttatatttttatgctcttttttttttgcatgccatttttaaatgccactttgttttggttgtaaTTTCCTATTTAAATCATTCTATTTAAATTTTTATGCTTATACTTCtatacttatcttaaattctttttgcattcagtgtggatgtacaagtaagattttcattgtacagggaaagctgtttctttactgtacacataacACATGACAACAAAAGCTAATCTGTGGAACCTACTCTCCGTTGAAATAAAATCTTTGACGAGCTTAGATTTAttcaaaaaacttacaaaaaaatagATGTGCCAGAAACAGCAGTGTACTAATGTTTAATGCTTGGATAATGTTTATCTGTTTCTTTACTTtaacctgattattttctttcctataccacagttttgtacgtaaaaggtcattgtctctccattcctctctgtattttaacttttcataaaagccCATGTAGGAACCGGTGCTGCAAATTAGCTTTTGCTATAAGCactatgatgcatgcatgggTTTGCTGCGTTACAGTTGGTCTAtgtcttttgtatctgtccctatcaagtaaaccaaataaacaaataaataaataaatgaaacgcTTTGAATCAGTCCAAACAGACACCCATCTCCTGTAATTTTCACCCTGTGCATTTGTGTGGAATTTTACAtctttgcactgttttttttttttttttttttttttgcaggatctCTGCCTGTTTGTTGGTTACACCTCCTCTGTGTACTGCACCGCTTCTGTTCTGACACTGGCTGCTATTGCTCTTGACCGGTACTACTCCATCGTGGACTGCCTGCGTTATAGCTCACGCTGCACCCTGTGGAGGATCTGTGCCGTGGTCCTGTGGATCTGGGTGCAGGCTCTGACCACCAGTTGCCCTCCTCTGCTGGGCTGGGGCTCTTTTAGCTATGTTGATTCCATGTACAGCTGTGCAGTCAACTGGGCCAGCAGTCCCAGTTACACAGCGTTCATGGCTGCTCTGTCCTACCTCATACCAGCAGTGGTCATCCTCTTCTGCTATGTGAACATTGTCAAGGTGGCCCGCAGCCATGCCAGGAGGATTCATACACTAGAGGATTCTGTCCAGCGCAGCAGGAATGCAAGTACTGCCTTCCCTCCGGCTGACTTATCTCACCAGAGCTGTGGGAGCCTCCACACTCCTTCAAAACTCATCTATCATGTAAGTGGACAGTTTGTGTCTGAGGTCAGTAGAGAGCAAGGGAGTGATATCAGCCCTGCTCTGCCTGACTCCACTGCAGAACAGAACAGCTCTACTTCTAGACGTTTGTTCTCCCTCTTTGCCCAGAGCGTTTCCCAGTCATCCCTGCATAACTCCCAGCAGCACCATAATCACCATGGAGTGGTGCGTCTCTTCTTAGTTATCTCAGCTTTTTTCCTGTGCTGGACACCTTACATTGGAGT contains the following coding sequences:
- the LOC115434601 gene encoding 5-hydroxytryptamine receptor 1D; amino-acid sequence: MSGSRGSWSLLRSGDTVNTSWTEGTGAPLTTQTYLFLEILMVLMCVGAVTGNILVIVIVAATKTFHCVTSVLIMNLAISDLLVGAGVMPFIALSVMDSGWENCTDLCLFVGYTSSVYCTASVLTLAAIALDRYYSIVDCLRYSSRCTLWRICAVVLWIWVQALTTSCPPLLGWGSFSYVDSMYSCAVNWASSPSYTAFMAALSYLIPAVVILFCYVNIVKVARSHARRIHTLEDSVQRSRNASTAFPPADLSHQSCGSLHTPSKLIYHVSGQFVSEVSREQGSDISPALPDSTAEQNSSTSRRLFSLFAQSVSQSSLHNSQQHHNHHGVVRLFLVISAFFLCWTPYIGVALVQATEFAISGQSSLIPSGAVTFSYWLVLLNSDINPLLYALLSKRFQGALQGLRQKIRARLGSVVGRGGGEARTEGDDGRSSEPCTLSTTSPAAPSSSDSSTSDESKYCSSVFTVSADFKHHSEQHLYKICHPTPTSPSCSVCQDAGGDRRVDCLQVPPRPQEGTRLPYSALTHERQATFFYGQITVRVEHDVS